From Paenibacillus polymyxa, the proteins below share one genomic window:
- a CDS encoding MFS transporter, whose amino-acid sequence MKRLLWIGSLSYFLIGLAHVVVGSLLPVLLEHYGRNYTDGGSLIFAQFSGFLAGVLLSPWLARTFGKRRSLIFALLLLCAAEVLYSLLPPWGWLYAVGAVAGFGFGMVEAVIGTIVIGGITQGTGAAMSRLEVFFGIGALAMPAIASQFIALGWWRLAFPIISLFAAVATIAWLRGSFGTMDALLDEQEHRGDYHKRATNSLESPTVKASKSSPIGNWRLLALFIVFFFIYVGTEMSLANFLPSMFIERLGLTQAEAALSVTCFWLAMAFGRLFTGYIADRYGYGVFVALSSLAATLLLCVFPLIQGTAGAFVLIVLLGLGMSGIFSIALVFASKMMPGTEESTTSLLIGAGGVGGALLPLWLGNSMDRGGAVASAWLLAVFACILCLLGGILYALYVRKKRLQTASS is encoded by the coding sequence ATGAAACGACTGCTATGGATCGGCAGCTTGTCTTATTTTTTAATTGGTCTAGCCCATGTGGTTGTAGGCTCCCTACTGCCCGTGTTGCTAGAGCATTACGGTAGAAACTATACGGATGGCGGAAGCCTGATATTCGCTCAATTTTCCGGCTTTCTGGCTGGAGTCCTACTGTCACCGTGGCTTGCCCGGACTTTTGGCAAACGCCGAAGCCTGATATTTGCCCTACTCCTGCTATGTGCGGCTGAAGTGCTATATTCACTACTGCCGCCTTGGGGCTGGCTATATGCCGTCGGGGCAGTAGCCGGATTTGGCTTCGGCATGGTAGAAGCAGTCATAGGTACTATTGTTATTGGGGGTATTACCCAAGGAACGGGCGCGGCTATGAGCCGTCTGGAAGTCTTTTTCGGGATCGGCGCCTTAGCAATGCCGGCTATCGCCAGCCAATTCATTGCTCTAGGTTGGTGGCGACTGGCATTCCCCATCATCTCCTTGTTTGCAGCCGTAGCCACTATAGCCTGGCTACGCGGGTCCTTTGGCACAATGGACGCTCTATTGGACGAACAAGAACACCGAGGTGACTACCATAAGCGTGCCACTAATTCACTGGAGTCACCTACCGTAAAGGCTTCTAAAAGCAGCCCTATAGGCAATTGGAGGCTCCTTGCATTATTTATCGTTTTTTTCTTTATCTACGTAGGAACAGAGATGAGTCTGGCCAATTTCCTGCCTTCCATGTTCATCGAGCGACTCGGTCTCACACAAGCCGAAGCAGCACTCAGCGTCACCTGCTTTTGGTTGGCAATGGCCTTTGGACGGTTGTTCACAGGCTACATTGCCGATCGATACGGCTACGGTGTCTTTGTCGCTCTGAGCTCACTGGCAGCGACTCTGCTGCTGTGTGTGTTCCCGTTGATCCAAGGCACTGCTGGTGCCTTTGTCCTTATCGTACTGCTGGGACTCGGCATGTCAGGCATCTTTTCCATCGCTCTTGTTTTTGCCAGCAAAATGATGCCAGGTACAGAAGAATCGACGACCAGCCTGCTTATCGGTGCAGGTGGAGTCGGAGGGGCCCTGCTGCCCCTATGGCTTGGAAACAGTATGGATCGTGGAGGGGCAGTTGCTTCAGCTTGGTTACTGGCAGTATTTGCTTGTATCCTGTGCCTGCTTGGCGGTATTCTGTACGCCCTATATGTGCGCAAAAAGCGGCTTCAAACCGCTTCATCATGA
- the rsmD gene encoding 16S rRNA (guanine(966)-N(2))-methyltransferase RsmD — MRVVSGSAKGRPLKAVPGTGTRPTTDKVKEALFSMIGPYFDGGVALDLFAGSGGLGIEALSRGMDKAVFIDMESKSIDVIKENLRKTGLEGKAEVFRNDAGRALKALAKRGALFDAVFLDPPYRLKHGDELMSRMAELDLLRSGAIIVLEYESGHEYPISFGPFEQVRKAVYGETALSIYHFDDALSDAEEHTEDEGVKFGITESDGEDHHD; from the coding sequence GTGAGAGTGGTATCGGGTAGTGCCAAAGGAAGGCCGTTAAAGGCAGTTCCCGGCACCGGGACGCGACCGACCACGGATAAGGTCAAGGAAGCGCTATTTAGCATGATAGGTCCTTATTTTGATGGAGGAGTCGCGCTTGATTTGTTTGCTGGCAGTGGCGGCCTGGGTATAGAGGCGCTTAGTCGGGGAATGGACAAGGCAGTTTTTATTGATATGGAATCCAAAAGCATTGATGTCATTAAAGAAAATTTGCGAAAAACTGGATTGGAAGGAAAGGCAGAAGTGTTCCGCAATGATGCCGGACGAGCGCTTAAGGCGCTGGCAAAACGTGGAGCTCTTTTTGATGCTGTTTTTCTGGACCCGCCTTATCGTCTCAAGCACGGGGATGAATTGATGAGCCGCATGGCCGAGTTGGACTTGCTTCGTTCAGGTGCAATCATCGTGCTGGAGTATGAATCGGGACATGAGTATCCGATAAGTTTCGGACCGTTTGAACAGGTTAGAAAAGCGGTCTATGGTGAAACAGCGTTATCCATTTATCACTTTGATGATGCTTTGTCAGACGCCGAAGAACATACAGAAGACGAAGGGGTCAAATTCGGCATCACCGAATCAGACGGGGAGGACCATCATGATTGA
- a CDS encoding accessory gene regulator ArgB-like protein: protein MIETMAFKLANQIKRTVPDHPASVPVLKYALALILNASMIIVLTLFASFFTGRMVEAVTILVAFALLRQVSGGIHLKTGMACVLVTSVAFTYISCISLNNGLTNLFTGIALILVLCFAPSRIEKQSRIPVRFYPLLRLLSSLLVCTNFVIGSSVVAVAFLVQSLTLIRGRR, encoded by the coding sequence ATGATTGAAACGATGGCTTTCAAACTTGCTAACCAGATTAAACGTACTGTGCCTGATCATCCGGCCTCCGTCCCAGTACTTAAATACGCACTTGCTCTCATTCTGAATGCGTCTATGATCATCGTGTTGACACTATTCGCCTCATTCTTCACGGGGCGGATGGTCGAAGCTGTAACGATTCTCGTCGCTTTTGCCTTGCTGCGCCAAGTATCTGGTGGTATTCACTTGAAAACGGGTATGGCATGTGTGCTGGTGACCTCTGTAGCTTTTACATACATATCTTGCATTTCCTTAAATAATGGGTTGACAAACCTGTTTACCGGAATCGCTCTCATTCTTGTTTTATGCTTTGCCCCGTCCAGAATTGAAAAGCAGTCGCGCATTCCAGTGCGATTTTATCCCCTCTTGCGATTGTTATCTTCCTTGCTTGTATGTACTAACTTTGTAATAGGTTCTTCTGTAGTGGCTGTTGCTTTTTTGGTTCAAAGCCTAACATTAATCCGGGGAAGGAGGTGA
- a CDS encoding AraC family transcriptional regulator: protein MILTPHHLRFFLTTREHSLPLFIESIGFNSRQEDVSRPEGYPCFHWIQTVSGEGMFTYKGGTFRLGEQSGVLLLPGEAHAYRRATKVWRTLYITFDGPIAAAVLTALGLKHTRGYHWDPDSELHSFGENMLHSMVSERDLSGLDASANMYRFLTLLRKHGQHSSMPSLSHNVERLTPVLTFMEQNYASPDVGLRDMAVMMNVSARHLNTLFKQAFGVTSYAYLIVIRLRKAKEMMTEYPQLTVKEISERVGFRDVSHFVATFRRAEGITPERFKILYT, encoded by the coding sequence ATGATTTTGACTCCCCATCATTTGCGATTTTTCCTGACTACTCGTGAACACTCTTTACCTCTTTTTATTGAAAGTATCGGATTTAATAGCAGACAGGAGGATGTGTCCCGTCCAGAGGGCTATCCATGTTTTCACTGGATTCAGACGGTGTCTGGTGAGGGGATGTTTACATATAAAGGGGGGACCTTCCGTTTGGGCGAGCAGTCCGGGGTCCTGCTGCTGCCAGGCGAAGCCCATGCATACAGACGGGCGACCAAGGTATGGCGAACGTTATACATCACATTTGACGGACCCATCGCCGCTGCTGTATTGACTGCACTCGGATTGAAGCATACGCGAGGGTATCATTGGGACCCGGATAGCGAGCTGCACAGCTTTGGGGAAAACATGCTACACTCCATGGTTAGTGAACGTGATTTGTCTGGATTAGATGCTTCGGCCAATATGTACCGTTTTCTGACTCTGCTGCGTAAACATGGACAACATAGCTCGATGCCTTCCCTTTCTCATAATGTGGAACGTTTAACTCCTGTACTGACCTTTATGGAGCAAAATTATGCCAGCCCAGATGTGGGTTTAAGGGATATGGCCGTGATGATGAATGTCAGCGCTCGTCATTTAAATACATTGTTTAAGCAAGCGTTCGGTGTGACTTCGTATGCTTATCTGATTGTAATTCGGTTGCGGAAGGCGAAGGAAATGATGACGGAGTATCCGCAATTAACGGTGAAGGAGATTTCGGAGCGCGTAGGCTTCCGAGATGTCAGTCATTTTGTGGCAACATTCCGCCGAGCGGAAGGAATTACGCCTGAAAGGTTCAAAATACTGTATACATAA
- a CDS encoding beta-galactosidase, producing the protein MISSKLPKVFYGGDYNPEQWDEATHQEDLRMFRQAGIDIATLNVFSWAKIQSDEITYHFEWLDQLIDNLYESDIFVCLATSTAAHPAWMATRYPDILRVDADGRKRKFGGRHNSCPNSPTYRKYAEQMADRLAERYKDHPAILVWHVSNEYGGDCYCDNCAAAFRVWLKQKYGSLEELNRVWNTSFWGHTFYDWDEIVPPNNLSEHWGENHSTFQGISLDYARFNSDSILDCYLLEYNAIKKHIPDAVVTTNLMGFFKQLDYFKWAKHMDIVSWDSYPGANTPISYTAMAHDLMRGLKDGQPFMLMEQTPSQQNWQAYNSLKRPGVMRLWSYQAVAHGADTVMFFQLRRSIGACEKFHGAVIEHAGHENTRVFREVAQLGSELGALGNTLLDATVHAKVAILFDWDNWWALEKSSGPSVALKYLDQVHKYYATFFRRNVQVDMISVDTDFQKYDLIIAPVLYMVKPGTAEKLEQFTERGGTFLTTFFSGIVNENDLVTTGGYPGKLRNLLGIWVEEIDALLPESHNRIILKEKVGVLEGEYKCELLCDLLHSEGAEVLAEYGDDFYQGMPVLTRNRFGQGEAWYVASDPEQPFLDGLLGYICEQKGISSLLRAPAGIEATKRSKDGKSYLFVLNHNAQTQQYHLDDQKGKELISGKFLEGDISIEGYGFQVLELS; encoded by the coding sequence ATGATAAGCAGCAAACTTCCTAAAGTATTTTACGGTGGGGATTACAATCCTGAGCAATGGGATGAGGCCACGCATCAGGAGGATTTACGGATGTTCAGGCAGGCCGGTATTGATATCGCCACACTCAACGTTTTCTCATGGGCTAAAATTCAGTCTGATGAAATCACATATCATTTTGAGTGGCTAGATCAGCTAATTGATAATCTTTATGAAAGCGATATCTTCGTTTGTCTAGCTACTAGTACGGCAGCGCACCCTGCTTGGATGGCTACCCGTTATCCCGACATTCTTCGGGTCGATGCTGACGGGCGTAAGCGAAAATTCGGTGGACGCCATAACTCTTGTCCGAACAGCCCAACCTATCGGAAATACGCGGAGCAGATGGCTGACCGACTTGCAGAGCGATACAAAGACCATCCCGCGATCCTGGTGTGGCATGTTTCTAATGAGTATGGCGGGGATTGCTATTGTGACAATTGTGCCGCAGCGTTCCGAGTGTGGCTCAAACAAAAATACGGATCACTGGAAGAGCTAAACCGGGTGTGGAATACTTCCTTCTGGGGTCACACCTTCTATGATTGGGATGAAATTGTACCTCCAAATAATCTAAGCGAACATTGGGGAGAAAATCACTCCACATTCCAGGGTATATCCCTCGATTATGCGCGCTTTAATTCAGACAGTATTCTGGATTGCTACCTGCTGGAATATAACGCGATTAAAAAACATATTCCCGATGCCGTGGTAACAACCAATCTGATGGGCTTTTTTAAGCAACTGGATTATTTTAAATGGGCTAAGCACATGGATATAGTATCTTGGGACAGTTATCCCGGAGCTAATACCCCGATAAGCTATACGGCGATGGCGCATGATCTGATGCGCGGCTTGAAGGATGGGCAGCCCTTTATGCTGATGGAGCAAACACCGAGCCAGCAGAATTGGCAGGCGTATAATTCACTTAAACGGCCTGGTGTTATGCGTTTATGGAGTTATCAGGCTGTAGCACATGGCGCGGATACGGTCATGTTTTTCCAGCTTCGCCGCTCGATCGGTGCTTGTGAGAAATTCCACGGGGCTGTAATTGAGCATGCCGGACATGAGAACACACGTGTATTTCGCGAGGTGGCACAGCTTGGCAGCGAGCTTGGTGCTTTAGGCAACACGCTGCTTGACGCAACTGTTCATGCCAAAGTAGCTATTTTGTTTGATTGGGATAATTGGTGGGCTTTGGAAAAATCAAGCGGCCCTTCTGTCGCCTTGAAATACTTAGATCAGGTGCATAAGTATTATGCTACCTTCTTCCGGCGCAACGTACAGGTAGACATGATTTCTGTGGATACAGATTTCCAAAAATATGATCTCATTATCGCGCCTGTACTCTACATGGTCAAGCCGGGTACTGCTGAGAAGCTGGAACAATTCACAGAGCGTGGCGGTACCTTCCTAACAACCTTTTTCAGCGGCATTGTAAATGAAAACGATCTGGTCACAACCGGAGGATATCCTGGTAAGCTGCGTAATCTGCTCGGGATCTGGGTGGAGGAAATTGATGCGCTTCTGCCTGAATCACACAATCGCATTATATTGAAAGAAAAAGTGGGCGTATTAGAAGGTGAATATAAATGTGAGTTGCTCTGCGACTTACTGCATAGCGAAGGAGCCGAGGTGCTGGCGGAATACGGCGATGATTTCTATCAGGGCATGCCAGTGCTGACACGCAATCGTTTTGGTCAAGGGGAGGCTTGGTACGTCGCTTCCGACCCTGAGCAACCTTTCCTTGATGGTCTGCTGGGCTACATTTGTGAGCAAAAAGGGATTTCATCCCTGCTGCGTGCTCCTGCGGGCATTGAAGCCACTAAAAGATCCAAAGATGGAAAGTCTTATCTATTTGTTCTGAACCATAATGCCCAGACCCAGCAATATCATCTGGATGACCAAAAAGGAAAAGAGCTAATCAGTGGAAAATTCCTGGAAGGAGATATTTCTATTGAAGGCTATGGCTTTCAAGTACTGGAGCTATCCTAA
- a CDS encoding cyclic lactone autoinducer peptide → MMKKVVYGLATSLSMFATFAVSVASYVYVYQGDTPEELLK, encoded by the coding sequence ATGATGAAAAAAGTAGTATACGGGTTAGCCACATCGTTGTCTATGTTCGCGACTTTTGCTGTATCAGTGGCAAGTTATGTGTATGTTTATCAAGGAGATACACCCGAGGAACTGCTGAAATAA
- a CDS encoding acyltransferase family protein, producing the protein MPEDKGKMEQDKLQFVDTLRALAIIGVLLVHVSQYVDGLNGWLQKGLSIGAKGVALFYMASAFTLFLSLSRRSSDKREGMVAYLLRRFFRIAPLYYIMLGIYLVVNGTGPRFWLGDQEGITVTNIAAHALFLNGLNPYWINSIIGVEWSIAVECMFYLFIPLLFKLIQSVRHATWFVVMVLVASFGLNTVFAQYPLISDQSLWGHYLYLWFPNQLPVFGLGILLFFIWKDERHWKSVDPLSGGLLLVTVLFAFFGGMTDYLIGVGLLLGAYALYHWQPKWLLNRVWSWIGRLSYSMYLTHMLVLGLIVQIKLPFAPLVSLSLLFIMTLLFTVGLSWFTYTWIEQPGIRLGKKLISRIKSVREQEDSVKESVA; encoded by the coding sequence ATGCCCGAAGACAAGGGGAAGATGGAACAAGATAAGTTGCAATTTGTAGATACGCTAAGGGCGCTGGCGATTATCGGAGTGTTACTTGTGCATGTCAGTCAGTATGTGGACGGATTAAACGGTTGGTTGCAAAAAGGCTTGAGCATAGGAGCCAAAGGAGTCGCTTTATTTTATATGGCTAGCGCTTTTACGCTGTTTCTATCTCTGAGCAGGCGTTCGAGTGACAAGAGAGAAGGAATGGTGGCCTACCTGTTGCGTCGTTTTTTTCGGATTGCACCCTTGTATTACATAATGTTAGGAATCTATTTAGTTGTAAATGGGACAGGTCCGCGATTTTGGCTTGGAGATCAGGAGGGAATTACTGTCACTAATATTGCAGCCCATGCTCTGTTTTTGAATGGTCTCAATCCGTATTGGATCAACAGCATTATCGGTGTGGAATGGTCCATTGCGGTGGAATGTATGTTTTATCTATTTATCCCCCTCTTATTTAAGTTGATTCAATCGGTTCGCCATGCGACTTGGTTTGTCGTGATGGTGCTTGTGGCAAGCTTCGGGTTAAATACGGTGTTTGCTCAATATCCATTGATTAGTGATCAATCTTTATGGGGGCATTATTTGTATTTATGGTTTCCGAATCAGTTGCCTGTCTTTGGGCTGGGGATATTGTTGTTTTTCATTTGGAAAGACGAGCGTCATTGGAAAAGTGTAGACCCGCTCAGTGGGGGGCTTCTGCTTGTTACTGTGCTGTTTGCGTTTTTTGGAGGTATGACGGATTATCTCATAGGTGTTGGCTTGCTGTTAGGGGCGTATGCTTTGTATCATTGGCAGCCGAAATGGCTACTTAATCGCGTGTGGTCATGGATCGGCCGCCTCAGCTACAGCATGTATTTGACGCATATGCTGGTCCTGGGACTAATCGTACAGATTAAATTACCGTTTGCTCCCTTAGTCAGCCTCTCACTTCTGTTCATCATGACGTTGCTATTCACCGTCGGACTTTCCTGGTTTACCTACACGTGGATAGAACAGCCCGGCATCCGATTGGGGAAAAAGCTTATATCACGTATAAAATCTGTACGCGAGCAGGAAGATTCGGTCAAAGAAAGTGTTGCCTAG
- a CDS encoding APC family permease translates to MLSKVKRLLIGRPRKSTALEDEKLNKLKALAILSSDALSSVAYGTEQILLVLITAGFAALWYSIPISIAVLGLLIILILSYRQTIFSYPGGGGAYIVAQDNLGKSPSLIAGGSLLVDYILTVAVSSSAGTDAITSAFPSLHDHRIAIALVMIIFLTIMNLRGVTESASVLAIPIYLFVVAIFVLIISGIIHYLAGGAHAAAPQFGATVSNVSLFLLLKAFSSGCSALTGVEAVSNAIPNFRKPAAKNAATTLMMMGLILGCMFIGISLLAYWYGVRPNPQETVISQIANATFGRGVMYYIIQGVTALILFLAANTAYSAFPLLAFMLAKDKYMPHMFMVRGDRLGYSNGILFLSIFSALLVIVFGGNTENLIPLYAVGVFIPFTLSQLGMMIRWIRLKPAGWVVKLAINTVGMLTTLSITLIFIFTKFSQVWVVFIFLPLVLYFFMKINKHYKNTAEQLRIDITKDKPMVKGNTIIIPVAGITRVVMNTISYAKTLSDNVVAVYVGVDDEAIQKMEQKWEEWDVGIRLVVLRSRYRSIINPLRKFIDTVEWKKADEDHITVLIPQFITKHWWENILHNQTSLLMRAYLINYKDVIVTTVPFHLNK, encoded by the coding sequence ATGCTGAGTAAAGTCAAAAGGTTATTAATCGGTCGTCCGCGAAAGTCGACGGCCCTTGAAGATGAGAAACTGAATAAGCTCAAGGCACTGGCCATTCTGTCCTCAGATGCATTGTCCTCTGTAGCTTACGGCACGGAGCAAATTCTGCTGGTTTTAATTACAGCGGGCTTCGCTGCCCTATGGTATTCCATCCCTATATCCATTGCGGTGTTGGGTTTGCTTATCATCCTGATCCTGTCGTATAGACAGACCATTTTTTCCTACCCTGGTGGTGGGGGAGCCTACATTGTCGCACAGGACAATTTGGGAAAGAGTCCAAGTCTGATTGCAGGCGGCTCTCTGCTGGTCGATTATATTCTAACGGTAGCTGTTAGCTCATCGGCAGGTACAGATGCCATTACATCGGCGTTCCCATCGTTACATGATCATCGGATCGCAATTGCTTTGGTGATGATTATCTTTTTGACTATTATGAATTTGCGCGGGGTGACGGAATCTGCCTCGGTGCTGGCGATACCGATTTACTTATTTGTTGTTGCCATTTTTGTTTTGATTATTAGTGGTATCATTCACTATCTGGCAGGAGGAGCCCATGCGGCGGCGCCGCAATTTGGAGCTACGGTATCCAATGTCAGTTTGTTTCTCTTACTGAAAGCATTCAGCTCGGGCTGTTCGGCGCTAACCGGTGTAGAAGCTGTCTCCAATGCCATTCCGAACTTCCGCAAGCCTGCTGCCAAAAATGCGGCAACTACATTGATGATGATGGGCTTGATTCTCGGCTGTATGTTTATCGGAATTAGTTTGCTGGCTTATTGGTACGGTGTTCGTCCTAATCCGCAAGAAACAGTCATTTCGCAAATTGCGAATGCCACTTTTGGGCGCGGTGTGATGTACTACATCATTCAAGGTGTGACGGCGCTTATCTTGTTTTTGGCGGCCAACACAGCCTATTCAGCCTTTCCGTTGCTCGCTTTTATGCTCGCTAAGGACAAATATATGCCGCATATGTTTATGGTTCGTGGAGATCGACTCGGTTATTCTAACGGTATCCTGTTTTTGAGTATCTTCTCGGCATTGCTGGTCATCGTTTTTGGTGGCAATACCGAAAATCTCATTCCGCTTTATGCTGTAGGGGTATTTATCCCGTTTACCCTGTCGCAGCTTGGTATGATGATTCGATGGATTCGGCTCAAACCTGCTGGCTGGGTCGTCAAGCTGGCTATTAATACGGTTGGGATGCTAACCACGCTGTCGATTACGCTCATCTTTATCTTCACTAAGTTTAGCCAGGTGTGGGTAGTCTTTATCTTCCTGCCTTTGGTACTGTATTTCTTTATGAAGATCAACAAACATTACAAAAATACGGCTGAACAACTGCGCATTGATATCACGAAGGACAAACCTATGGTCAAAGGCAATACGATTATTATTCCGGTGGCAGGCATTACACGAGTCGTTATGAATACCATCAGCTATGCCAAAACCTTGTCGGACAATGTGGTTGCTGTATATGTGGGTGTGGATGATGAAGCGATTCAAAAAATGGAACAGAAGTGGGAAGAGTGGGATGTAGGTATACGTTTAGTAGTGCTGAGATCCCGTTATCGCAGCATCATTAATCCGCTCCGCAAGTTCATCGATACAGTAGAGTGGAAAAAGGCAGACGAGGACCATATCACAGTTCTCATTCCACAATTTATCACTAAACACTGGTGGGAAAATATACTGCACAATCAGACCAGTTTGCTGATGAGAGCTTATTTAATCAATTACAAAGACGTCATCGTAACGACCGTACCTTTTCATTTAAACAAATAA
- the coaD gene encoding pantetheine-phosphate adenylyltransferase: MIEHKPRIAVYPGTFDPVTMGHQDIIQRAARQFDLLIVAVLNNISKNPLFSLEERMELLRTVTRDIPNVEVDSFRDLTANYVRQKGAQVIVRGIRSVTDFEYELQLASTNHKLNPDAETIFMMTNPAYSYLSSSMVKEIAHFDGKVVDLVSPEVEDALRAKVSANRGGSTMKS, encoded by the coding sequence ATGATTGAGCACAAACCACGTATTGCCGTATATCCGGGAACCTTTGATCCCGTGACGATGGGGCATCAGGATATTATTCAAAGAGCGGCCCGACAGTTTGATTTACTGATCGTCGCGGTTCTTAACAATATTAGTAAAAATCCGCTGTTTTCACTTGAGGAGCGAATGGAGCTGCTACGTACGGTAACTCGCGATATTCCAAACGTTGAAGTGGACAGCTTCCGTGATCTGACAGCCAATTATGTACGCCAAAAAGGGGCTCAGGTTATTGTCAGAGGAATTCGGTCAGTGACCGATTTTGAATATGAACTCCAATTAGCCTCTACAAATCATAAGTTGAACCCGGATGCGGAAACGATCTTTATGATGACCAACCCGGCTTATTCATATCTGAGTTCCAGTATGGTGAAGGAAATTGCGCATTTTGATGGCAAGGTCGTAGATCTGGTGTCACCAGAGGTGGAAGACGCACTGCGTGCCAAGGTTAGCGCGAATCGCGGTGGCTCCACCATGAAGTCATAA
- a CDS encoding nucleoside recognition domain-containing protein, which yields MQKEARPAPYWTTLLLGLGAILLVMAIVASPEEVFQASTQGLKLWWSIIFPAMLPFLMLSEMLIAFGLVHGLGVLLEPFMRSWFRLPGRSGWVLALGLTAGFPAAAEAVRQWAQQEDMTALQLRRLTAIAHFCNPITILLVIGTGLLHNAAVGGLLLAVHWISGLLAGWITARIPDSSKKSKKRETPAAIRRASVSRTTTSLIRSAWEATRSARERDGRSFGKLLGETVSHAVQMLMVTGGFIIFFSVLIRLLTLYSGQGTLSMVWPAWMEIHLGSYEISRLPYDLRTQAALISAVLGWGGLCGWLQITAVTKPSDKGITFTLSRVLHGIIAFGLTLAAWTPLSHIVSNTIPAYVSRSSVSSFAESVNDSGSQSVMAGASSLLTQIVGTSMYPWQLTVLSVVLLSTIILALLAVSFMTSWWSHRDSR from the coding sequence ATGCAAAAGGAAGCCCGCCCTGCTCCTTACTGGACAACCTTGCTGCTTGGCCTCGGAGCCATTTTGCTTGTAATGGCTATTGTTGCCTCACCAGAAGAAGTATTTCAAGCCTCTACCCAGGGACTTAAATTATGGTGGAGCATTATTTTCCCGGCCATGCTGCCTTTTTTGATGCTATCTGAAATGCTCATCGCCTTTGGTCTGGTACATGGTCTAGGTGTTCTGCTGGAGCCGTTCATGCGATCCTGGTTTCGGCTGCCGGGACGAAGCGGCTGGGTATTGGCCCTCGGTCTAACTGCGGGATTCCCGGCTGCTGCGGAAGCGGTACGCCAATGGGCACAACAGGAGGATATGACCGCGCTTCAGCTTCGACGTCTGACCGCTATCGCTCATTTCTGCAATCCGATTACGATCCTGCTCGTCATTGGCACAGGACTGCTGCACAATGCTGCTGTAGGTGGGCTGTTACTTGCCGTTCACTGGATTTCCGGGCTGCTGGCAGGCTGGATCACAGCCAGAATACCTGATTCGTCCAAAAAATCGAAAAAACGGGAAACGCCAGCTGCCATCCGGCGCGCTTCTGTTTCCCGCACTACCACCTCCCTGATCCGATCCGCATGGGAAGCTACCCGCTCTGCCAGAGAACGGGATGGCCGCAGCTTTGGAAAACTGTTAGGCGAAACCGTATCCCATGCTGTACAGATGCTGATGGTGACAGGTGGATTCATTATTTTCTTTTCCGTACTGATTCGGCTGCTGACCTTATACTCAGGTCAAGGAACGCTTTCTATGGTGTGGCCTGCCTGGATGGAAATCCATCTGGGTTCCTATGAAATCAGCCGCCTGCCCTACGATCTCCGTACACAAGCAGCGCTGATCAGTGCTGTGTTGGGCTGGGGCGGCTTGTGCGGCTGGCTTCAAATTACCGCCGTCACCAAACCTTCCGACAAGGGCATCACCTTCACCTTATCACGAGTGCTACATGGGATCATTGCTTTTGGACTAACCTTGGCGGCATGGACTCCGCTTAGCCACATTGTCAGTAATACAATTCCTGCTTACGTCAGCCGCAGTTCTGTATCTTCTTTTGCCGAAAGTGTAAATGATTCCGGATCGCAATCTGTCATGGCCGGAGCCAGCAGCTTATTAACACAAATAGTAGGAACATCCATGTACCCCTGGCAACTAACCGTACTGTCCGTTGTACTTCTGAGTACGATTATACTTGCTCTGCTCGCCGTTTCCTTTATGACTTCATGGTGGAGCCACCGCGATTCGCGCTAA